The region GGGCATTAGTGTTTTAAAGTTGATCGTTAGGTTAATCATTGTTTTCATCCATCTCCATGTAGCCTAATGCGTAAAGCACTTTATTAGCGGAACGTCTAAAATGGTGTGGCATAAGGCGAGGcttctgtaaaatatttatcGAAGATCGAAGTCAAGAACAGTTCATAAAAAACGTGTTTCTCGCTTGTCTTCTTCAAAGTTCTCTCAATGAGAATCCAGTCCTCCGCGCGCACTTGATCTCGGCGGGAGGAAGCGGACCAAAGGAAGATGGCCATCCACGCCGAGGGTCTCGTGGCTATCGTGATCTTCTACCTCCTGATTCTGGTTGTGGGGATCTGGGCCGCGTGGAAGAACAAGAACTCCGGTGTAAGCGAGAGCGGAGACCGGAGCGAGAGCATCATGGTCGGGGGTAGGGACATCGGATTGTTCGTTGGTGGATTCACAATGACCGGTGAGTTGTTTAATTAAGCGGGGTCTTTGGATTTGGTGTGTCGTAAGAGGTCAGAAAAAGACATTCACATCCACCTACTCCGCCTTTTACGCACGGACAGCACACATAATTCATTACCACAACTTTTATAACTACATTCATCGAATGTCTGGGCACTTAAAGGGAAAATACGTGATGACTGAAAAGTGAGAGGGTGGTCCCgcattatttttggggggagTTTTAAATACAGCTCTATGCATCAGCGCATCAGCTGGTAAACGCCACTCGCTGCTAAATAACCACTGAAAGCTGCTTTAGTTCGCTCTTAACTGCGGTGTCGGCTGCTTGCTGCTGCATTGATGCAACCCACCGCAGCCCCAGCGCTACCTCGTCATGTATAACGTGGTCTTCCCAACACAAAATGGATTTGGTGTTCGATAATTTCTAAATCATCCCCAATAAGCAACCATGTACGTGTAGGGTTATTGCTGTTAGAATTAACATTAGGCTATGCAACATGGCATTCCCTAAACTAGTCTGACAAATTTAACGTGTGTTTTATGTCCTGGTTTCAGCCACttgggtgggtgggggttaCATCAACGGGACAGCAGAGTATGTCTACCTGCCAGACTACGGCCTGGCTTGGGCACAGGCACCCTTTGGTTACGCTCTCAGCCTGGTAGTAGGTAAGAACCCATGTCTTTGTATTAGCcctttttaatttactgtaaaaagcaaGTGTATATAAAGTTTAGTGCCAAAAATCATATAGCAAGAAGGCAGGATTGCTGCCTTTTCCAACAGCAAATCAAATAGATCTGAATGTAAAACTACTACACGAAGAAAAAACGACAATAAATTGAtgttttaatagaaaaaataaaaaaaccaatcacaaaaagGACAATAAGTTGATGTTTATTGCATTGGATTATTTAATTGAAACCAGTATCAAGTATTTGCTGTTTTGTACAGTAGGTACTAGGGTACTTTAGCCTTAATCGCATAGTATGATGTAGTagtgtgacaaaaacacacacatggtcctctaagaaatacagtatattatacgTATAAACAACAAGAATGCTATTGTATTTCAACTAGAGACAAACAGTTTTATACAGTCATGATATACGTATAAATTACGCACCAGATACAAACTAAGTAATATTATACAATTTCATTGATTCAGGGTCTGTGAAACACACTTCAATGCACTTGTTACACTATTTGTCTGCCTTGTCTTAATGTCTGACATCATTCAGGTGGCCTTTTCTTTGCCAAGCCCATGCGTTCACGTGGATACGTCACCATGCTGGATCCCTTCCAGCAGCTGTATGGAAAAAGGATGGGCGGCCTGCTCTTCATCCCCGCACTAATGGGAGAAATCTTCTGGTCCGCAGCCATTTTATCTGCCCTGGGTGGGTGATTGTTGGACAcgatttattaaataataacataaattatGCTTAGTCTAAACTCATGAACTGAATATATTGTCCTGCAGGTGCCACTCTGAGTGTGATCGTGGACATAAACATCAACATGTCGGTGGTGATCTCAGCCCTGATAGCTATCTTCTACACACTTGTTGGAGGACTCTACTCTGTTGCATACACAGATGTGGTCCAGCTCTTCTGTATCTTTTTGGGCTTGGTGAGtttcacttttacatctacCCAGCCAGGGATTTAAGGGTGAAAAGACAACATCTAAAGACACTAGTCTACAGTGTCCCTGCCTAATCTTAAAATGATATCTAACTTTGTGGAACAATAAGTGAAACTTAAATCAAATGTCAGAGTCCACAACTTTGACAGTGGATATTAACATCCCAGAATATCTatgtaacaataacaatatttgcattttgatgCCCTCCTCTCCATCAGTGGATCAGTGTGCCTTTTGCCCTGTCTAATCCTGCGGTGTCGGACATCAGTGTCACAGCCAAGGAAGTGATCTACCAGTCACCGTGGCTGGGGAAGATTGACCCTAAAGACAAATGGCTCTGGGCAGACAACTTCTGTTTGCTGGTGAGTACTTTTCATTAGAAGATTCTGTAAGAGAAAGTATATTACTATAAAGTAAATTGcatacatacagtggcttgagaacgtttacacacccatgcaaaAGTGGATTaaatagaggaataaaaaaacatcttttggaaaatattcttaatgccttttttcaaaaatattcatttttacttttaaaggccagttatttcatgtatCCAGGATActttgcatcctgataaagttccattggcctttggaattaaactaaccccatatcatcacatacccttcaccatacctagaggttggcatggttttatttcacttAGCTTAATAGATGGTTTGATTTCCATTGAGAGATGagtttatggaaagttccccgtgcctatctctaggtatggtgtaGAGTCTGTGATGATAAGGGCTTATTTAAATTCCAAACATCAGCAGggtgcatagtatcctggatttatgaaataactggcctttaaaaataaaatagtttcttcctctatgggaatttaataTAGGTGTGTGGATACTTATGCCCCGTGCAtttaaaggaagaacatttattaatttacacaacattattcattcacaaagaaaatttttaattaaggcattaagatcaatttcaaaaagatgattttttttattcctctttttaatcaactttagcatagGTGTGGAAACCTTCTCAAGCCCCTGtagttttattgtcaaattTTGGGGGCAGGGAGTTTAAGTGGAGTGGTGCAGTTAAAGGGATACTTTAAGGTGTTTGGCTTAGTGCACGGAGCTTCCCGCGGAGTGGAACAGCGGACTTCGGCAGACCTCTGTGGCGCATTTCCTGCCATCCTGAGCATCTTGGCCGACCCCCGTGGGAACTCTGTGCACTGGTGCCACGGAGGGAAGCCAAACactgttaaacatttaaacacactgcccacgCTGCCGTGACACGGAGCTGGATTTAAAGCAGCAAGATATCTCTTTAAGGAACATGGCATTGTATTTGTTTGAGATACAGTACAGGAGGAGCATTTAGAATCCCTGAAAGCACAGCTGCGGAACACGTTTGTCACATTTGTTGAGTAGGTTTCCGAGCTGTGCTACTGTGTGACTGTTATGCATTCTTCTGGTGTCTGTATTTACGCTGGTGTTTCTGTTTCTAGATGTTGGGGGGGATTCCCTGGCAGGTCTATTTTCAACGGGTTCTTTCTGCCTCTTCAGCTACCTACGCCCAGGTCCTTTCCTTCCTTGCGGCCTTTGGTTGCCTGGTCATGGCCGTACCCTCTGTCCTAATAGGAGCTATAGGGGCCTCCACTggtaaataaacacacacacacccacacacacacacacacacagacttaaaGCTCTTTTGAGGAATTTAGTTTCTGAAATGTGGAAAAGTGGAGCTCTTGCtataattatgattttttatgcACCTAAAACAGCCAGAAATAGAAGAAGCTGGGGTGCTGGGACTACAAATATTGgctttattttttctaatgCTAATACTTTTACAAACAgatttttgctctgttttgttacattcttcttctttgctaTAATTGAGTAAAATACTATTCAGATAAAATGAATTAGATTGTTGTCCTCAAGCTGTAAATGGGAGTAATCCAAGTTCTGATTCAGTGTTGATCAAATAGTGACAATTGCATGTTATTTACATCTGGATTTAAAGCctacaaaagacagaaaaattaCTAAACTGTACCCAATATTtctacctcacacacacacacacacacacacacacacagacacacacacagccgctGTTATATCATAGATGAGCACAAACAATAATCCATGAATGATGTggatacacacagacattgatAAATCAGTTATTGAAAGATCACAAGACAATTGAAACCTCCAGGaatctttatttaaacaggAAGTTGTGATCACAGCAAAAACAATACCTTCCTTCCTTGTTGCCTTGGTTGTTTGCACCGCAGCAGCTTTATTGTAAGATGTGTAAATGCAGAGGCATACAGTATCGGGAGGGTAAAAAACATCAGATGGATCCTGTCACGACTGGCAGAGGAGAGAGTCATCAGACCATGCCAATTTAGTGAATATTACATCTGAAGAGGAGCTAATTAATTTGGGTCGTCTGAAGCTGTTTCATGCAAAACCAATGCTAATCAACCACTGCTCGTAAATATCcaggggaaggagaggaagacacagagacacagattgTAGACCTCTGGAGGATGAAAAGAAGGATGAAAAAACTTGGAGAGAGATAGAAGGATGTCAGAGGGTTTAGGGGGGAAAGAGAGATAAATATTGTCCCACTGAATGGGATGATGGAGACTGTAGGGgagaacatggtaaacattgtgCTGTATTGTACCTGTTAAACATCATTATGTTAGCATATTATGTTGTATTTAACCTTAAGTAGTGCTGTGCCAATGTACAGCACTTGACAGAGCATGGCTTTAGATTTAGTTAAATATTTCCTTCTTAATCCCCAAAATTGTATTCAGTGTTTCCCCCCCTTCTGTAGTTCATCTGCTCAAAATGTCCTTAGAATCAATGGCTTCCCGCACACATAATTCAATaattaatgaaataattattaataaaatgtagaattaaaatgcaattgaactacaaaatgtattttaaaatactaacTTATCTTTTATATTAGGTTTAGCAATCTTATAAGGACAAACCAGTggattaaattaaatgtcagtTCTGGCAGGCCGAGTAGTCACAATGCTGCTAAACGCTAAATGGCTAACAACACGGTCGCAGCAGCTGATCTGCATCAgctgagctgcagcagctgatatGCATCAGTGCATCAGCTGGTAAACGCCACTCGCTGCTAAATAACCACTGAAAGCTGCTTTAGTTCGCTCTTAACTGCGGTGTCGGCTGCTTGCTGCTGCATTGATGCAACCCACCGCAGCCCCAGCGCTACCTCGTCATGTATAACGTGGCATATGCTTCTATGTCATTGTTGATGCTCTGTTCCTATGAGGGAATAGTTTAGCTCTCCCAGCCTCAAACTGTGTGAGCGTCCcctaatgctgctgctgctgctgcctttcTGATTCCTTTCCTTTCTGCTCTTTCAGGGTGCTCATGAAAGGTCATGGGATGCCAAATTTAATTAGTAATattttcaagttaaaaaaaagcatttttattgtCTGCATTGTTCTTGACTTAATGGACCTGATTGAACTATAGTTAATATTGCATGGATTTGATATTTTCAATCAGTATCCATTATTTCTGGCTTTCCTCCTACGACTGTGGCTTTTTTCCCTGCTGTTTTTCAGCACACAGACATGTGAAGTGAAGGCTTTTTGTTTCTCAGCAACTGGAGCAGATGAATCCAGAGGGGGCCTAGTAAAGTGTCTCAAAGTTTAGCCTTTTTTCTTAAAAGCTAAGGTATTAGTTTTAATCAGTCCACTTTAAATTCCACAAGTTGGCCAGGAACATAACTGTATTAATCTCAACATAGCAACATGCGCCAAGGAGAGCCTGTTCAACTTTAGTTATGTGTTGTCATTGCCTCCCACAAGTTGctatcttcttttttcattgtttacaaTTTTCGCACATATATAAGGTCCAAAATTATGCCTTAATATTTCTATTTACATCTGCATCTTTTACAACAACGGGTTTTGACAGTTCGCCATTTCTTCTTCCAGATTGGAACCAGACTACTTATGGGTCCATCCCCCCAAAGGATAAGGATCAATCAGACATGATCCTTCCTATAGTGCTTCAGCACCTCTGCCCGCCTTACGTCTCCTTCTTTGGTCTGGGGGCGGTGTCAGCTGCGGTTATGTCATCAGCAGACTCATCCATTCTCTCAGCCAGCTCCATGTTTGCCAGGAACATCTATCAGCTCGCCTTTCGGCAGTCGGTAAGAGTGTCAGCaataacactaacacacatctGCACTGTGTAAACCACTGGTTTCAAGCGTCAAATCATCAATAAAACAATTGTAGTTTTATTCAAGTGATGATTGTACTTGGTAAACATGCAAAACTAGACCCCAAAGCttcaatcaacaacaaaaatcaatcaaacagACAAGCTCAGACTCAAAAGAACTAAAAAATCAAACGATTTCAAAATTACAACATTGTATTTATCTCCTGCTGATATGAAATATGTAGCTTGAGGTTAGTTAACATTGTGTGACTGTTATGCCTCTAGGGGTGGTAGCCTCTAGGGGGGGCTATGTCCGGACGCCGAAAGATCTCAGCAACTATAGGATGGATTCACATTTTTTACAGACACTGACAGTCCCCAGAGAATCAAGAATCCTGATGACATTAGGGATCACCTGACCCCTCTAGTGCCAccagcaggttgacatttttggttttgagtgaaatgtctcaacaaccaTTGCACGTATTGCCACAACATTTCATACCGAAATTCATGTCCTCCTCAGCTTGTATTGTAacaactttggtgatcctctaaTATTTCATCTAGCAGTCAAAATTTGTCAGTctctgtgaaaaataaatccatataaAGAGGCAGGTTGGGGtagtggatgggtcaaacaataCATTACTTTCACCAAGTAGACCCgggtttgtgtcctgttttttcccccatgtCACTGAAACTTCTGCAAAGAGTGCCGAACACGGCACGACATTAGTTGAAAGCCCCACTGTGTCTGACTGAGGCTCAAGGAGATATTTGCATCagtaacaaacgccaaaggcatCCGACCAAGCGTTGCTTTTTGATGCATtaggagtgagaatgtgtttatctcagctgtactttgtgttaaatgctaattagcaaatgttagcatgctaacacgctaaactaagatggtgaaaaTGATGCCTGTGAAACATCAGCAGGTTCACAATTTCATTGTGACCATTTCAGCTGAAAAATACATTCTCTTGTCATTCTTTTACTTAACGTACTCAACTTGTCTTGTCCACGTTTTCCTTttccctgtctttttttctctcttccaggCCTCAGATACTGAGATTGTCTGGGTGATGCGCTTCACCATCTTTGTATTCGGTGCTCTTGCCACTGCTATGGCTTTGTTAACAGGATCCGTGTATGGCCTGTGGTACCTGAGCTCCGACTTGGTCTATGTCATCATCTTTCCCCAACTTATCAGTGTGTTATTTGTCAAGGGCACCAACACGTATGGCTCTGTGGCTGGCTATATATTTGGCCTTTTGCTGCGCATTGGTGGAGGGGAGCCCTACCTCAAACTCCCTCCTTTCATCTACTACCCGGGTTGGGTGAGCCAGGAGAGGATCCACCACGTCACAGGGGAAGTAGAGCACTTTATCCAGCAAAGGTTCCCATTCAAGACTATGTCCATGCTGGCATCCTTCTTGGCAAATGTGGTCTTTTCTTACCTGACAAAGTACCTATTTGAAAGCGGTTTGTGGTCACACAAGTACGACTTCCTGGACGCTGTGGTGTCCAAGCATAGCAAGGAGATCATGGACAAGGCCACACTGGTGAGCAACCAAGATAACATCATTCTTTCCGAGATGGCGCCGGTCAAGCAGGGCCTGGGCGCGTCACTCGCTGGGACATTCATCAACACTGATGTCCTCAGTGATGATGGGCCTTCCAGTCCAGAGGCTTTACTCAATGAAAACTAGGCAACAATGgcacaaagaaaactaaaccAAGGAATTTGAAGATGAAGGAATAATCCAAGAGGCATCGATATTCTTCAGGAAACTTGCTACTGCCGCACTGGAAGCCAAATCAACAGAAATCTGCTGTGGCTTTCGAGTGACTCCACAAGTTTGTTTAATGATGATAACATGGTG is a window of Etheostoma cragini isolate CJK2018 chromosome 11, CSU_Ecrag_1.0, whole genome shotgun sequence DNA encoding:
- the LOC117953199 gene encoding high-affinity choline transporter 1-like, which produces MAIHAEGLVAIVIFYLLILVVGIWAAWKNKNSGVSESGDRSESIMVGGRDIGLFVGGFTMTATWVGGGYINGTAEYVYLPDYGLAWAQAPFGYALSLVVGGLFFAKPMRSRGYVTMLDPFQQLYGKRMGGLLFIPALMGEIFWSAAILSALGATLSVIVDININMSVVISALIAIFYTLVGGLYSVAYTDVVQLFCIFLGLWISVPFALSNPAVSDISVTAKEVIYQSPWLGKIDPKDKWLWADNFCLLMLGGIPWQVYFQRVLSASSATYAQVLSFLAAFGCLVMAVPSVLIGAIGASTDWNQTTYGSIPPKDKDQSDMILPIVLQHLCPPYVSFFGLGAVSAAVMSSADSSILSASSMFARNIYQLAFRQSASDTEIVWVMRFTIFVFGALATAMALLTGSVYGLWYLSSDLVYVIIFPQLISVLFVKGTNTYGSVAGYIFGLLLRIGGGEPYLKLPPFIYYPGWVSQERIHHVTGEVEHFIQQRFPFKTMSMLASFLANVVFSYLTKYLFESGLWSHKYDFLDAVVSKHSKEIMDKATLVSNQDNIILSEMAPVKQGLGASLAGTFINTDVLSDDGPSSPEALLNEN